A region of Thermococcus barossii DNA encodes the following proteins:
- the hisC gene encoding histidinol-phosphate transaminase, producing the protein MRVRELVKSFEPYRVEEGDYPVRLDKNESPYDLPNWVKEEIFEELRELSFNRYPHITSMPAREAIADFYGLSPENVAVGNGGDELISYLVRLFEGGYVVTTPPTFSMYYFYAKLNGIPVLEVPLREDFTIDGDAIAEKAGNASVVFIASPNNPTGNLQPEEEIVKVLDTGTAMVLDEAYAEFAGKTLWRLIEEYPNLIVLRTFSKAFSLAGVRAGYLLANGEIVDALYRVKSPFSVGIMTTAAVKVVLRHYDLVERRVAKIIEERERIRRVFREFTYPSDANFLLMRLNAYEFLLGKGIAVRKLAGRLDGHIRVTVGRKWENRKLIEALREFLEVRECG; encoded by the coding sequence CGTAAGGCTCGACAAGAACGAGAGCCCCTACGACCTTCCCAACTGGGTGAAGGAGGAAATCTTTGAGGAGCTGAGAGAGCTTTCCTTCAACCGCTACCCGCACATAACCTCGATGCCTGCCAGGGAGGCCATAGCGGACTTTTACGGCCTCTCCCCGGAGAACGTTGCGGTCGGAAACGGGGGGGACGAGCTGATAAGCTATCTCGTCAGGCTCTTCGAGGGAGGCTATGTAGTCACGACACCGCCGACCTTCAGCATGTACTACTTCTACGCAAAGCTGAACGGAATTCCCGTCCTTGAGGTGCCCCTGAGGGAGGACTTCACAATAGACGGCGACGCCATAGCGGAAAAGGCCGGAAATGCGAGCGTTGTCTTCATAGCCTCGCCCAACAACCCCACAGGCAACCTCCAGCCGGAGGAGGAGATAGTGAAAGTCCTCGACACGGGGACGGCGATGGTTCTCGATGAGGCCTACGCGGAGTTCGCCGGAAAAACCCTCTGGAGGCTCATCGAGGAGTACCCCAACCTGATTGTGCTGAGAACCTTCTCCAAGGCCTTCAGCCTGGCCGGGGTGAGGGCGGGCTATCTTCTGGCGAACGGGGAAATCGTTGATGCCCTCTACCGGGTGAAGTCGCCCTTCAGCGTCGGGATAATGACCACGGCGGCGGTGAAGGTCGTGCTCAGACACTACGACCTCGTTGAGAGGCGCGTGGCGAAGATAATCGAGGAGAGGGAGCGGATAAGGAGGGTCTTCCGGGAGTTCACGTATCCAAGCGACGCGAACTTCCTCCTGATGAGGCTGAACGCCTACGAGTTCCTTCTGGGGAAGGGCATAGCCGTCAGAAAGCTCGCGGGGAGGCTCGACGGCCACATACGGGTTACCGTCGGAAGGAAATGGGAGAACCGGAAGCTGATCGAAGCCCTCAGGGAGTTTCTGGAGGTGAGGGAATGTGGGTAG
- a CDS encoding HAD family hydrolase, whose amino-acid sequence MWVVFDVDGVLIDVRESYDVATRLTAEYFLRLFGVEREIKPEWVRELRRKGSFGDDFKVSEALILFALSGRAEELIEDFPEGGTIEWVRERFGFQVFGGSIERVFNTFYLGREYPGRLFDFPGLWKRERPIVRRNLLEEASARFKLGIVTGRSALEMKLAERIIGFSFENAVTRESYLKPDPRALWELVKGERGVYVGDTINDGLFIENYRRRYGREFGFVMVGREVRDVNQFLEELLEGEQT is encoded by the coding sequence ATGTGGGTAGTTTTCGACGTTGACGGCGTGCTGATAGACGTGAGGGAAAGCTACGATGTCGCGACCAGGCTCACGGCGGAGTACTTCCTCAGGCTGTTCGGGGTCGAGAGGGAGATAAAACCCGAGTGGGTCCGGGAGCTCAGGAGGAAGGGCTCCTTCGGCGACGATTTCAAGGTCAGCGAGGCTCTGATACTCTTCGCCCTTTCAGGAAGGGCCGAAGAGCTCATCGAGGATTTCCCTGAGGGGGGAACGATAGAATGGGTTCGAGAGAGATTCGGGTTCCAGGTCTTTGGAGGGAGCATCGAGCGGGTCTTTAACACCTTCTACCTGGGGAGGGAGTATCCGGGGAGGCTCTTTGACTTTCCGGGGCTGTGGAAAAGGGAGAGGCCGATTGTGAGGAGAAACCTCCTGGAGGAAGCGTCGGCCCGCTTCAAACTCGGGATCGTCACCGGAAGGAGTGCCCTTGAGATGAAGCTGGCGGAGCGGATAATCGGCTTCAGCTTTGAGAACGCGGTCACAAGGGAGAGCTATCTCAAACCGGACCCCCGGGCACTGTGGGAGCTCGTGAAGGGCGAAAGGGGAGTTTACGTGGGGGATACAATCAACGACGGCCTTTTCATCGAGAACTACCGGAGGAGATACGGAAGAGAGTTCGGCTTCGTAATGGTGGGGCGGGAGGTGAGGGACGTGAACCAGTTCCTGGAGGAACTGCTGGAGGGGGAACAAACTTAA
- a CDS encoding TIGR01177 family methyltransferase produces MLYLEILGNLPDMAKDEVKAMLELAGGEIVNQDYLFLKINADERAFPYLDRLGLAHEYGMLIVEADSVEELLDKAREVEWPIKGTFKVDTETMANCRHNVLDLPRKLGAVIHAQGFKVNLSKPDTLVRVYCGERLYAGIRLRFFDPKDFEKRKAHHRPFFRPISLHPRVSRALVNLTKARRELLDPMMGAGGILMEAGLLGLRVYGVDIRPEMVEGAEMNLRHYGIRDYILKLGDATRLGELFDKKFEAVATDPPYGTSATLAGRKRDELYRRVLESIYEVLEDGGRLAIAFPTSFDGKAEAERIGFKTLGRYYQRVHKSLERYFYVFEK; encoded by the coding sequence ATGCTCTACCTTGAGATACTCGGAAATCTGCCCGACATGGCAAAGGACGAGGTAAAGGCCATGCTGGAGCTGGCCGGCGGAGAGATAGTTAATCAGGATTATCTTTTCCTCAAGATAAACGCCGATGAGAGGGCTTTTCCCTACCTTGACCGCCTTGGCCTTGCCCATGAATACGGCATGCTTATAGTGGAGGCCGACTCGGTGGAGGAGCTCCTTGATAAGGCCAGGGAGGTCGAGTGGCCGATAAAAGGGACCTTCAAGGTGGACACCGAGACCATGGCCAACTGCCGGCACAACGTTTTAGACCTCCCCAGAAAGCTCGGCGCCGTCATACACGCCCAGGGGTTTAAAGTGAACCTCTCAAAGCCCGACACCCTTGTCCGCGTCTACTGCGGCGAGAGGCTCTACGCGGGAATAAGGCTCAGGTTTTTCGACCCCAAGGATTTTGAAAAGAGGAAGGCCCACCACAGGCCCTTCTTCAGGCCGATCTCGCTCCACCCGAGGGTTTCCAGGGCGCTGGTGAACCTCACTAAGGCGAGGAGGGAACTCCTCGACCCCATGATGGGCGCCGGTGGGATACTGATGGAGGCCGGCCTTCTCGGCCTGAGGGTCTACGGGGTCGATATAAGGCCGGAGATGGTGGAAGGCGCGGAGATGAACCTGCGGCACTACGGGATAAGGGACTACATCCTGAAGCTCGGGGATGCAACGAGGCTGGGGGAGCTGTTCGATAAGAAGTTTGAAGCCGTCGCCACAGACCCGCCATATGGAACGTCGGCGACCCTCGCGGGCAGGAAGAGGGACGAGCTGTACAGAAGGGTTTTGGAGAGCATCTACGAGGTCCTTGAAGACGGCGGAAGGCTGGCGATAGCGTTTCCAACGAGCTTCGACGGAAAGGCCGAGGCCGAGAGG